One genomic window of Prochlorococcus sp. MIT 0603 includes the following:
- a CDS encoding small RNA NsiR4-regulated ssr1528 family protein, which yields MDFSGPDSIDKAIEEGLDLDGSLIPIKMLNFYKEVMEKEGARKRSGVKKSMRNRIVRSGAKHFDQNTLDQRLIDSGWEGLNPKEIAFFFS from the coding sequence ATGGATTTTTCTGGACCTGACTCTATTGATAAAGCTATTGAAGAGGGATTGGATTTAGATGGCAGTTTAATACCTATAAAGATGCTGAATTTCTATAAAGAGGTAATGGAAAAAGAAGGTGCCCGAAAAAGAAGTGGAGTAAAAAAATCAATGCGTAATCGAATTGTCCGTTCAGGTGCAAAGCATTTTGATCAAAATACCCTTGATCAGCGCCTGATTGATTCTGGATGGGAAGGTCTAAATCCAAAAGAGATTGCTTTCTTCTTTAGTTGA